A single region of the Maylandia zebra isolate NMK-2024a linkage group LG17, Mzebra_GT3a, whole genome shotgun sequence genome encodes:
- the LOC112436282 gene encoding serine/threonine-protein kinase pim-2-like, with translation MDWNGKSTDVPLEVALLIQVGAGPHDTESSITPLLLDWFDLEDELIMVFEKPENCMDLDNYLKTTDKPLSETHVKVIMKQLVDAAITMDNKGVFHRDIKPHNILIETSSEEPRVRYIDFGCGVTFTPGQRFRRNAGTRIYNSPEWFMYGFCSAEYTTAWQLGVVMYQLLHNKLPFDCDYKIINQNPPILADISNKCRDFLTGCLRKHYKDRFTLEDLRNHMWLK, from the exons ATG GATTGGAATGGGAAAAGTACTGATGTTCCCCTGGAGGTGGCGCTACTGATACAAGTTGGGGCTGGACCACACGATACGGAAAGCAGTATAACCCCACTTCTACTTGACTGGTTTGATCTGGAAGATGAGCTTATTATGGTTTTTGAGAAACCAGAAAATTGCATGGACTTAGACAATTACCTCAAAACTACAGATAAACCTCTGTCAGAGACACATGTTAAG GTCATAATGAAGCAACTAGTTGACGCAGCCATTACGATGGATAACAAGGGGGTTTTCCACCGAGATATTAAACCACACAACATTCTAATTGAAACATCTTCGGAGGAACCCCGAGTGCGATACATCGATTTTGGCTGTGGAGTCACGTTTACTCCGGGACAAAGGTTCAGGAGGAACGCAG GAACCAGGATCTACAATAGTCCAGAGTGGTTCATGTACGGCTTCTGCTCTGCAGAATATACTACAGCCTGGCAGCTGGGTGTTGTGATGTACCAGCTGTTACACAACAAGTTACCATTTGACTGCGACTACAAGATCATCAACCAAAACCCACCGATTTTAGCTGACATTTCAAACA AATGCAGGGATTTTTTGACGGGGTGTCTGAGGAAGCACTACAAGGACCGCTTCACCCTGGAGGATCTTCGGAATCACATGTGGCTCAAATGA